The Hymenobacter sp. GOD-10R genome includes a window with the following:
- a CDS encoding YkvA family protein — translation MDTQNPKGDQIASSPLFKKFLGKAEEYLKKPTRIKQLLSDAYEKASEKKDIGSIAQEAWETMQTLFRLIKLSASGEYTGLPTSTVVAAVAVTIYFLFPIDLIPDFIPVLGLLDDVALVAWFSTSIKEELDKFTEWEKTRPTVVEPSDMVPSAAVVLNTGQDGSTHNSGPQPQDANPTPFGHDLHGQVSTESSKRHSTTDLKPSEAPVSNTDSGISSPDSSNPNPSLTGPDDTEPAANPKPHADDIYNTDGSRTPNDGSNDAGGNVR, via the coding sequence ATGGATACGCAAAACCCTAAAGGCGACCAGATTGCCTCTTCGCCACTGTTCAAGAAGTTTCTGGGCAAAGCTGAAGAATACCTCAAGAAGCCTACCCGCATCAAGCAACTCCTGAGTGATGCGTACGAGAAGGCCAGTGAGAAAAAAGATATTGGCTCCATCGCCCAAGAGGCTTGGGAAACGATGCAAACCCTCTTCCGCCTGATCAAGCTGTCGGCTTCGGGTGAGTACACAGGTTTGCCGACGTCGACGGTCGTAGCGGCAGTCGCCGTTACCATCTACTTCTTGTTTCCCATTGACCTTATTCCAGATTTCATCCCGGTACTCGGTTTGCTCGACGATGTAGCGCTAGTAGCGTGGTTTAGCACGTCTATCAAAGAAGAGCTCGACAAATTCACGGAGTGGGAAAAAACCCGCCCTACGGTTGTGGAGCCGAGCGACATGGTACCAAGTGCGGCCGTAGTGCTGAATACCGGCCAAGACGGCAGCACGCACAACTCTGGCCCCCAGCCACAGGATGCCAACCCAACGCCTTTCGGCCACGATTTGCATGGGCAAGTTTCCACTGAATCGTCCAAGCGCCATAGCACCACAGACCTAAAGCCTTCTGAAGCTCCCGTGTCGAACACTGATTCCGGTATTTCGTCGCCCGATAGCAGCAACCCAAACCCTAGCCTTACCGGGCCAGATGATACGGAGCCAGCGGCTAACCCAAAGCCACACGCCGACGACATTTACAACACCGACGGCAGCCGCACGCCCAACG
- a CDS encoding SDR family oxidoreductase → MARDSNLSVALVTGAASGIGQELAHLLAKDQYQLILVDQNPGGLQGFADHLQSVHHITPTLITQDLGEPGAAQKVYDEVQSKGLQVDILVNDAGFGVAGPFLDADLNRNVALINTNITALMELTYLFGRDMKQRGKGRILQLASLASFQPNANLAVYGASKAFVLSFTEAIIAELKDSGVTVTALCPGATETEFFETAGAQDTKEGQSKKADPKDVAKDGYEALMNGEPRVISGVSNKLLATLTNIIPDSWLAAGSKKNFEPAN, encoded by the coding sequence ATGGCACGCGATTCAAATCTTTCTGTTGCGCTCGTAACCGGCGCTGCTAGCGGCATTGGCCAAGAGCTAGCCCACTTGCTAGCCAAAGATCAATACCAGCTCATTTTAGTTGACCAAAACCCCGGTGGCCTGCAAGGCTTTGCCGACCACTTACAGAGCGTACACCACATCACGCCAACGCTCATCACCCAAGATCTTGGTGAGCCTGGCGCGGCCCAAAAGGTATACGATGAGGTGCAGAGCAAAGGGCTGCAAGTAGACATTCTGGTCAATGACGCCGGTTTTGGTGTGGCAGGCCCGTTCTTGGATGCTGATCTTAACCGCAACGTGGCGTTGATCAACACCAATATCACGGCTCTAATGGAGCTCACCTACCTTTTCGGGCGCGACATGAAGCAGCGCGGCAAGGGCCGCATCTTGCAGCTAGCTTCCTTGGCTTCTTTCCAACCTAACGCCAACCTAGCCGTGTATGGAGCCTCGAAGGCGTTCGTTTTATCTTTCACCGAAGCTATCATTGCGGAACTGAAAGATTCGGGTGTAACGGTAACGGCGCTTTGCCCCGGTGCTACCGAAACCGAGTTCTTCGAAACGGCCGGCGCTCAGGACACCAAAGAGGGCCAGAGCAAGAAGGCTGACCCAAAAGACGTAGCAAAAGACGGCTACGAAGCCCTCATGAACGGCGAGCCCCGTGTGATTTCCGGCGTCAGCAACAAATTGCTGGCTACGCTGACCAATATTATCCCAGATAGCTGGTTAGCTGCTGGCAGCAAGAAAAACTTCGAGCCTGCCAACTAA
- a CDS encoding C40 family peptidase: MKNTILYCLAAASTTLSFFFERTPDATNTSSASIIAEASLLPSFADDGTPSDATTASRDSLAYHYYSQTLGVDLAFNENKDLLRTVTDWIGTPYRYGSNSKKGTDCSGFVTRVFEEVYGVTLKRSSRSMFENVKRVNKEQMEAGDLVFFRRGPGQPIYHVGIYIKDGKFAHSATNGGVMISSLNQPYYHRNFYAAGRVENE; the protein is encoded by the coding sequence ATGAAAAACACCATCCTATATTGCCTCGCCGCTGCTTCCACTACGCTTTCCTTTTTCTTCGAGCGCACACCTGACGCTACCAACACTTCCTCGGCTTCTATTATAGCAGAAGCCTCTCTCCTGCCAAGCTTCGCGGACGACGGCACGCCCAGTGACGCCACAACGGCCTCCCGCGACTCGCTAGCTTACCACTACTACTCCCAGACGCTTGGCGTAGACCTAGCTTTCAACGAAAATAAAGACCTGCTACGCACCGTCACCGACTGGATCGGGACGCCTTACCGCTACGGCAGCAACTCCAAAAAAGGCACCGACTGCTCCGGCTTCGTAACGCGCGTGTTTGAGGAGGTATACGGTGTTACGCTTAAGCGCAGCTCCCGCTCCATGTTCGAGAATGTGAAGCGCGTTAACAAAGAGCAGATGGAAGCCGGCGACTTAGTATTCTTCCGTCGCGGTCCGGGTCAACCCATTTACCATGTGGGCATCTACATTAAGGATGGCAAGTTTGCCCACTCTGCTACCAACGGTGGCGTCATGATCAGCTCCCTCAACCAGCCGTATTACCACCGCAATTTCTACGCGGCGGGTCGTGTTGAAAACGAGTAA